From a single Nicotiana tabacum cultivar K326 chromosome 8, ASM71507v2, whole genome shotgun sequence genomic region:
- the LOC142163433 gene encoding uncharacterized protein LOC142163433 — protein sequence MKELDISTEELSESRLMIQGFNQGGQRAIGAIKLEIAMGDMQSTAWMHVIDAKTSYNLLLGRPWIQDNKVVPSTYYQCLKYNKDGVENKIVVDDKPFSEAEAYFADAKFYLKNHIMKGVKVNDITKAKGKKIAPLFRYVPKVKKDEGESSSLQKGALRELTLPIKHIDTTKLSSKLLENFVASNVPQNKALPTRHTNEGFDPNAYRLFAKAGYDPNEPSKLGKLPPESTRKAKTMKDNEHVVKQSREGLGYKQPPPIRISIRRASINYITTEDEPADPKKRPSVFDLLGEPTTRTSVFERLGPLKRKKNKSQRNYEKIRRPLPSRVQRSSYHITANEEQYTSSLRKFDEYLGDASWCGHISFNDGNPQKDEDVEDAPAELEEGIKMTVDALKEVNLGTAEDSMPTYVSALLTIDDENTYVELLKEYTDVFAWSYKEKPGLDPKVVVHHLAVKKGARLVKQAQRRFRPELIPSIEAEVNKRIEASFIREVKYPSWISSIVPVKKKNGQIRVCVDFRDLNNACPKDEFPLPIPELIDATTGYEAMSFMDGSSGYNQIRMSPKDEELTAFRTPKGIYCYKVMPFGLNNAGATYQRAT from the exons ATGAAAGAACTCGATATCTCAACTGAAGAACTTTCTGAAAGCCGACTGATGATTCAAGGATTCAATCAAGGAGGACAAAGGGCCATAGGAGCTATCAAGCTGGAAATCGCCATGGGAGATATGCAATCAACTGCATGGatgcatgtgatcgatgcaaagacttcatacaatttGTTGCTTGGTAGGCCGTGGATACAGGATAACAAAGTTGTCCCATCAACTTACTACcaatgtttgaaatataataaagATGGAGTCGAAAATAAGATAGTTGTTGATGACAAGCCGTTTTCTGAAGCCGAGGCATACTTCgctgatgcaaagttctacttgaagaaccacaTCATGAAGGGAGTAAAAGTTAATGACATCACGAAggccaaaggcaagaaaatagCTCCTTTATTTCGTTATGTCCCAAAAGTGAAGAAAGATGAAGGAGAATCATCAAGCCTCCAAAAAGGTGCACTAAGAGAATTAACCCTTCCTATCAAGCACATTGATACCACAAAGTTATCTTCAAAGCTACTGGAAAATTTTGTGGCCTCTAACGTGCCTCAAAATAAGGCACTCCCTACGAGACACAcaaatgaaggttttgatccGAATGCATACAGGTTGTTCGCAAAGGCTGGATATGATCCCAATGAACCATCtaagttagggaagctcccacCTGAATCTACTAGGAAAGCAAAGACGATGAAGGATAATGAGCATGTGGTGAAGCAATCACGTGAGGGTCTAGGTTACAAACAACCCCCACCAATTCGCATCTCCATTAGAAGAGCAAGTATTAACTATATCACAACGGAAGATGAACCCGCTGATCCTAAAAAAaggccttctgtctttgatcTACTTGGAGAACCAACTACAAGAACTTCTGTATTTGAGAGGTTGGGGCCattgaagaggaagaagaacaagtcccaaagaaattatgaaaaaataagaaGACCTTTGCCATCTAGAGTCCAAA GATCTTCATATCACATTACTGCGAATGAGGAGCAATACACTTCATCCCTAAGGAAATTTGACGAATATTTGGGAGATGCCTCTTGGTGTGGCCATATATCTTTTAATGATGGTAATCCTCAAAAAGACGAAGATGTCGAGGACGCTCCTGCGGAACTGGAAGAAGGAATTAAAATGACTGTTGATGCATTGAAAGAAGTCAACCTTGGCACTGCAGAAGACTCCATGCCCACCTATGTAAGTGCCCTATTAACCATAGATGATGAAAACACTTATGTGGAGCTACTCAAAGAATATAcagatgtctttgcttggagctACAAAGAGAAGCCTGGTTTAGATCCTAAGGTAGTAGTTCATCATCTCGCAGTCAAGAAAGGAGCTCGTCTTGTTAAGCAAGCCCAAAGACGCTTCAGGCCAGAATTGATCCCATCAATCGAAGCCGAGGTCAATAAACGCATCGAAGCTAGTttcattcgggaggttaaatatcCTTCATGGATTTCAAGCATTGTTcctgtgaagaagaagaatggccaaATTCGAGTTTGTGTCGATTTTAGAGACCTCAATAATGCATGCCCTAAGGACGAATTTCCGCTCCCCATTCCAGAGCTTATTGATGCCACCACCGGATACGAGGCGATGTCTTTCATGGATGGATCATCTGGCTACAATCAAATACGTATgtcaccaaaagatgaagagcttactgcgtTTCGCACTCCTAAAGGCATTTATTGCTAcaaagtaatgccttttggcttgaataATGCTGGCGCCACATATCAAAGGGCAACGTAG